From Carassius auratus strain Wakin chromosome 1, ASM336829v1, whole genome shotgun sequence, the proteins below share one genomic window:
- the aptx gene encoding aprataxin isoform X2, with translation MWLWAKAIRLLVLISYKPHVAQLYNQVTIKPGQRLYMVNQQYPYRVKFTEDTSTPRSTGDLSKPSKRPHQMSSEGNGEKIRSPANTSSTPRTDQHRMSDGSPPPKQTPPAESDKSGSAGHWSQGLKVSMQDPKMQVYKDDQVVVIKDKYPKARYHWLVLPWDSISSLKALRSEHMELLKHMQRVGDQMVQQCPDAHKLSFRLGYHAIPSMSHVHLHVISQDFDSPCLKNKKHWNSFTTDYFVESQDVIAMLEHDGKVTVKEGTNELLKLPLRCHLCHKEQPTIPKLKEHLKTHLPS, from the exons ATGTGGTTGTGGGCAAAGGCAATCAG GTTACTGGTCTTAATATCCTACAAACCACATGTCGCCCAACTCTACAATCAGGTGACCATAAAGCCGGGCCAGAGACTTTACATGGTCAATCAGCAGTATCCTTACAGAGTAAAGTTCACTGAGGACACGTCCACCCCCAGATCTACTGGAGACTTGAGCAAACCTTCAAAGAGACCCCATCAGATGAGCTCTGAGGGGAACGGAGAGAAGATCAGGAGCCCTGCAAACACATCATCAACACCCCGGACAGACCAGCACAGAATGTCAGACGGTTCACCTCCTCCAAAACAGACACCGCCAGCTGAATCAGATAAATCA GGATCGGCTGGCCATTGGAGCCAAGGGCTTAAAGTATCCATGCAGGACCCTAAGATGCAG GTGTACAAAGATGATCAGGTTGTGGTCATCAAGGACAAGTACCCAAAGGCGCGCTACCATTGGCTGGTGCTGCCCTGGGACTCGATCTCCAGTCTGAAGGCTCTGCGCTCGGAGCACATGGAGCTGCTCAAACACATGCAGCGTGTGGGAGACCAGATGGTGCAGCAGTGCCCTGACGCTCACAAACTGAGCTTCCGTCTGGGATATCACGCCATCCCCAGCATGAG tcaCGTCCACCTGCATGTAATCAGCCAGGACTTTGACTCGCCGTGTTTGAAGAACAAGAAACACTGGAATTCCTTCACCACTGACTACTTTGTAGAGTCTCAAG ATGTCATTGCGATGCTGGAGCATGATGGGAAAGTGACGGTGAAAGAAGGCACTAATGAATTGCTGAAGCTGCCTCTGCGCTGTCACTTGTGTCATAAAGAGCAGCCGACGATACCTAAACTAAAAGAACATCTCAAAACTCACCTGCCCTCTTAA
- the aptx gene encoding aprataxin isoform X1 produces the protein MPVCLLVSEDDSHKPIQLHHQQSVTLGRGPETKIKDKKCSREQVELRADCSRGFITVKQLGVNPTSVDDVVVGKGNQVTIKPGQRLYMVNQQYPYRVKFTEDTSTPRSTGDLSKPSKRPHQMSSEGNGEKIRSPANTSSTPRTDQHRMSDGSPPPKQTPPAESDKSGSAGHWSQGLKVSMQDPKMQVYKDDQVVVIKDKYPKARYHWLVLPWDSISSLKALRSEHMELLKHMQRVGDQMVQQCPDAHKLSFRLGYHAIPSMSHVHLHVISQDFDSPCLKNKKHWNSFTTDYFVESQDVIAMLEHDGKVTVKEGTNELLKLPLRCHLCHKEQPTIPKLKEHLKTHLPS, from the exons ATGCCTGTGTGTTTGCTGGTAAGTGAAGATGATTCACATAAACCCATTCAGCTACATCACCAACAGTCCGTGACTCTGGGTCGAGGACCAGAAACCAAGATCAAAGACAAAAAGTGCTCAAGAGAACAAG TTGAGTTGAGAGCTGATTGCAGCAGAGGATTTATCACTGTTAAACAG ttgggTGTGAATCCTACAAGTGTGGACGATGTGGTTGTGGGCAAAGGCAATCAG GTGACCATAAAGCCGGGCCAGAGACTTTACATGGTCAATCAGCAGTATCCTTACAGAGTAAAGTTCACTGAGGACACGTCCACCCCCAGATCTACTGGAGACTTGAGCAAACCTTCAAAGAGACCCCATCAGATGAGCTCTGAGGGGAACGGAGAGAAGATCAGGAGCCCTGCAAACACATCATCAACACCCCGGACAGACCAGCACAGAATGTCAGACGGTTCACCTCCTCCAAAACAGACACCGCCAGCTGAATCAGATAAATCA GGATCGGCTGGCCATTGGAGCCAAGGGCTTAAAGTATCCATGCAGGACCCTAAGATGCAG GTGTACAAAGATGATCAGGTTGTGGTCATCAAGGACAAGTACCCAAAGGCGCGCTACCATTGGCTGGTGCTGCCCTGGGACTCGATCTCCAGTCTGAAGGCTCTGCGCTCGGAGCACATGGAGCTGCTCAAACACATGCAGCGTGTGGGAGACCAGATGGTGCAGCAGTGCCCTGACGCTCACAAACTGAGCTTCCGTCTGGGATATCACGCCATCCCCAGCATGAG tcaCGTCCACCTGCATGTAATCAGCCAGGACTTTGACTCGCCGTGTTTGAAGAACAAGAAACACTGGAATTCCTTCACCACTGACTACTTTGTAGAGTCTCAAG ATGTCATTGCGATGCTGGAGCATGATGGGAAAGTGACGGTGAAAGAAGGCACTAATGAATTGCTGAAGCTGCCTCTGCGCTGTCACTTGTGTCATAAAGAGCAGCCGACGATACCTAAACTAAAAGAACATCTCAAAACTCACCTGCCCTCTTAA